Proteins encoded in a region of the Sparus aurata chromosome 6, fSpaAur1.1, whole genome shotgun sequence genome:
- the LOC115582738 gene encoding NACHT, LRR and PYD domains-containing protein 3-like, whose product MDTEQQQDGLREVLDEHKISLRRRCERVTEGSDETGSDGTGSGTLLNRIYTELYITEGQSEEVNTQHEVRQLETVSKKNTFSETPIRCCDIFKASPDQQRRIRVVLTNGVAGVGKTFSVLKFTLDWAEGSENQDVSLLVLLSFRELNLIRDEQYSLLRLLHVFHPTLQKVTAEKLAVCKLLFIFDGLDESRLSLDFNNHEVVSDVTQKSSVSVLLTNLIQGKLLPSALVWITSRPAAANQIPPSWRDRVTEVRGFTDVQKEEYFRRRFSDEELSSRIISHIKTSRSLHIMCLIPVFCWMTATVLDHMLTTDQRGELPKTLTDLYSHFLLVQTKRKKQKYDEGRETSPQELTEADREVLLKLGRLAFEHLETGNIMFYQEDLERCGLNVTEASVYSGVCTEIFRRESVIFQKTVYCFVHLSVQEFLAAVYMFHCYTNRNSEVVKDFLGERRERRWREHRFSGPSLKDLLRGQRYNSDSSLDVFLRHAMQKSLDSKNGHLDLFVRFLHGLSLKSNQSLLAGLLGQTDNSPEIIQRAINNLKKMNSHKISPDRSINIFHCLMEMNDHSVHQEIQEFLKSENRSEKKLSVFHCSALAYMLQMSEGVLDELDLNTYNTSKEGRLRLIPAVRNCRNARLNSCSLSEISCASLASTLRSNHSHLRELDLGRIKLKDSGVQLLCSALESPNCRLETLRSVHQHYFLIVENVHCRASSPVGTDADITRGPEHALGLGAATVELAVHLCERGRSSSRSSCSVCATAVVRI is encoded by the exons atggat ACAGAACAACAGCAGGACGGCCTCAGG gaggttttagatgaacataagatcagtctgaggaggagatgtgaacgtgtgactgaaggaagtgatgaaacaggaagtgatggaacaggaagtggaaccctcctcaacaggatctacactgagctctacatcacagagggacagagtgaagaggttaatacccaacatgaggtgaggcagcttgaGACAGTTTCCAAGAAGAACACCTTCAGtgaaactccaatcaggtgctgcgacatctttaaagcctcacctgaccaacagagacgcatcagagtggttctgaccaacggcgtcgctggagttggaaaaaccttctcggtgctgaagttcactctggactgggcagagggctccgaaaaccaagatgtcagtctgctggttctgctgtcgttcagggagctgaacctgatcagagatgagcagtacagtcttctcaggctgctccatgttttccatccaacattacagaaggtgacagcagagaagctcgctgtctgtaaacttctcttcatctttgacggcctggatgaaagcagactttcactggatttcaacaaccatgaggtcgtgtctgatgtcacacagaagtcatcagtcagcgtgctgctgacaaacctcatccaggggaagctgcttccctcggctctcgtctggatcacttccagacctgcagcagccaatcagatccctccttcatggcgcgacagggtaacagaagtacgaggcttcactgacgtccagaaggaggagtacttcaggaggaggttcagtgatgaagagctgtccagcagaatcatctcacacatcaagacctccaggagcctccacatcatgtgtctgatcccagtcttctgctggatgactgctacagttctggaccacatgttgactacagaccagagaggagagctgcccaagaccctgactgacttgtactcacacttcctgctggttcagacaaagaggaagaagcagaagtacgatgagggacgtgagacgagtccacaggagctgacggaggctgacagggaagttcttctgaagctggggaggctggcgtttgaacatctggagacaggaaacatcatgttctaccaagaagacctggagcgctgtggtcttaatgtcacagaggcctcggtgtactcaggagtttgtactgagatcttcagaagagagagtgtgatcttccagaaaacagtctactgctttgttcatctgagcgttcaggagtttctggctgcagtctacatgttccactgttacaccaACAGGAACTCAGAGGTGGTGAAGGACTTCCTGGGAGAAAGGAGGGAGCGTAGATGGAGGGAGCATAGATTCAGTGGCCCATCCCTGAAGGACCTCCTGAGAGGTCAGAGATATAACAGTGACTCATCCCTGGATGTCTTCCTCAGACATGCCATGCAGAAATCCCTGGacagtaaaaatggccacctggacctgtttgttcgcttccttcatggcctctctctgaagtccaaccagagtctcttagcaggcctgctgggtcagacagacaacagtccagaaatcatccagagagccatcaacaacctgaagaagatgaacagtcataagatctctcctgacagaagcatcaacatcttccactgtctgatggagatgaacgaccactcagtccatcaggagatccaagagttcctgaagtcagagaacagatcagagaagaaactctctgtgttccactgctcagctctggcctacatgctgcagatgtcagagggggttctggatgagttggacctgAACACCTACAACACATCAAAGGAGGGACGACTGAGACTGATCCCtgctgtgaggaactgcagaAATGCTCG attgaattcctgcagtttgtcagagatcagctgtgcttctctggcctcaacTCTGAGGTCCAACcactcccatctgagagagctggacctgggGAGAATCAAGCTTAAGGATTCAGGAgtgcagctgctgtgttctgcactggagagtccaaactgtcgactggagactctgaggtcagtacaCCAACACTATTTCTTGATTGTAGAAAATGTTCACTGT CGCGCGTCGAGTCCTGTTGGGACCGATGCGGACATTACACGCGGGCCAGAGCACGCGCTGGGTCTCGGTGCGGCTACAGTCGAGCTCGCGGTCCATTTATGTGAACGCGGCCGATCCTCGAGCCGCTCCAGCTGCTCGGTGTGCGCCACAGCGGTGGTGCGCATTTAG